AGTCGTAAGCTATCTTTGACTAAAAAAAATCCATTACATCAAACATTAACTACCTcttaaaacaacaaaaaaccAAATAAACAGACAAAAAGAGTCACCTCAGGAGATGGCTGGAGAAGCAAATAAACACACTGATAAAAGAAAGTCCCGGTAGCCACACGATCAACTGTAGCCACATAACTCTTAACCCCATCACAACAAGATTTAAACTTCTCCAAAGCATCCTCCTCAGTTAAACTGATAGCACCCACCACAGTGACATGTGGCTCAAACTGAGGCCCACCAAATTCCGACCTTAAACCCTGCATCAACTTCTTGATCCTCACAGCCACATCTTCTGGTGGAATTGCCCACACCGAATACACATGCTTTTGAGAAGCTGGTGTGTCTGTTTTTGCTGGGATTTCCATGAAAATTGAATATAGAAACACAAAGGAACTGAATAGACCCAGAAATGATAGGAATTTAATGAAGTTTAGAGAGAACATAAATGGGGTTGGAGATTGAGATTGAGATGCCGTATGATGAGTGTTTCTCCATTGTTTTTGTTCGTCAAAAGTTCGATGATTGTTGGAATTATCGAGGGGAGATCGTGGAATTGGAGATGGTTTGTTTAAGATGCAAGGTTTTTGAGTGTTATTTGGAATTGAAAAGATTTGATCTTTGTGAAGCTTCCGGGGTTTGTGGCGTCAATTCGGATCATGACACATGCATAGCCTAAGGGTATAAACAGACCGAGACGAGTCCGAGTGAGGCCAAAATCGAGCTCGAATGGACTTAAATTTTGAGCTCGACTAATCACTGAGCTACTCGAGCTCggcttaaaaataaaaataataattaattataaaaatttataatttttgatgtattatttttactataaaatataatatttaatcaattaagatgatatatttaaaattaaaaatataaaataatagagaacaaattttaattttaggtgTATATGAGGCCCGTTTAGGTCTGCGAACCTCGCAAGCTTTCTTAATTGATACTCGACTTTGGCTCGAGATGAAACTTGAGTAGCTCGAACTCGAATTCGGTTCGAATTTTTCGAGTCGATCTCGAATAACTCACGATTAGCCTAACTCGTTTTACACCCCTAGGCATAAGGAATTATGGTGTATTCTGAAGTGAAGACTTAGAACAAAGATTCAAATTTGGGCCTGAATTGCTGATAGCCCAAATATGTACAATTGGTCATAATTTGATGACGGTTCAATTTCAGGTTTATGAAACATAACTAAAAATGAGATGCCTTTAAGAACAAGAATTAGAACCCAGTTGAATTCAGTTGCTACTGCAATCAATCTTAAACTGTAACCGAGTTTTAAGCACCTGCAGTTGAACTCTAGGTAGCAAGGACACTTTCCTTTCCGAACCGGAAACTTGATGTTTAGCATTTTCCATTTCGAAAATGTGTCCGAGAGTTTGATCTTcaacaatttccatttcaaaaaCGTGTTAGAACTCGACGTATCCGAAACTTGATGTATTGGAAACTTGACGTTTAACATTTCCCATTTCGAAAACATGTCGAAAATTTCATATTTCAGACATAAAACTTCTAATAAGttccttaaatttatttatacagATATAACCATTAAGCATATCATTGTAACATCTTTTTACAAACAACCAACCCTTCCATAAACACAAAAACATACATAAAAGCATACTTATATATATACTTATACACACACATATACTATATCCATCTATACGGATTTACGGAAAAGGTGCCCTCAATTTCATTTGAGTAGACTCGGCATCAATTGCAAAACCTTTCCCATGCTGCTTCCAGTAATCAGCTTGAGGATTAATCCACTCCGGTTCTGGAATTTCAAGCCTCGATTGCTTTATCGCATCGGTCAGGATGTTGTACTTGTAATCCCTTTTTTCGATTAGGGTTGGTGACACCATCCCCAAGTTTACTGCTTGTGGAGACATCATAAGAACAGGTACTCCTAATGGAAGCCTATCACCTATTAAAATTAACAATCATATACACAGTCAATACAATGATAAACTACTACGGCGAATCAGTGTTATTTTGTATCCGAAAACGCCAAGTTTTGGACATGTTACCAAAACGGAAAACGTTAACTGAATAAAATATGCGTGCTTCTTTAGGTGataaatgaaatttattttaagttttaagcCTAGCTACCTCTGTCAACCTGCCATGTGCACCAGAACTTGCCATAGGTTTTGGCCAAATTTTCCAGTTCAGGCTTTGCTACCATCTCAGGTACACGAGGATGGATCAACAATCCTGATTTCACCTGATGAACATCCAATTTCAAGTGTCATATGACAAATTTTACAAGAATTCAGTGAACTGTACAGGAATTAACATATAATGAACCTCATAAGCATGAGAGTGCCACaatttttgttcttcaggtGGCAAACTTTCAAATGTCTTATCAGACACTATATACTCCACTCCTACCAACAACAGAAAATCAAAATCATGCCTGTCAAGAatcaagaaaaacaaaaccaGAAGCTACAGATTCATATAACAAAACGCTTACCGATGAGACGGCCGTTAGCATTATCGGTATCGTAAACAGCACACTGAAGGAAATCCTGGTTAATCCTAGTGAGAAAATGGTGAGTTTCAATCTGTCGACTCATGTCATGGCTGTAAATTGCAAAACTGCAGACATGTTGGCTCATTTGCTTCACTGGTTTTAAAGATTGCAACATCTGTGCACCCTTGTCAAGCATGTGTTGCTCCATGGACATAGGTTGCCCCGGCGGTACCGTGTTATCTCCGCCGCGAATAGGAGTCGGATCCGGTGATCTGTCACTTGAAGCCATGATCTTGGTTTTCTTTGAGTTTACAGTTTGTatatatttcttcttcttgttcatATAAATGAAAGGGAAGAGTGTGAGGTGAAGGCACGTAGCCATGCAAGAAAAGGTGACGTGGCTTTTAACTGTGATATTGTGTTGACAACTGGTTAAGTTTGAGGATGTTCTggtgtaattatattttttctttggactctttttaatagtttttgaaCTGGCTGCATAACTTGTACAATCATGTTCACATCAGCGGTTCTATTTTAGATATTACATCTAATGATTATGAAATACATTAAtggaattatttaatttttaatattatcaagcaattgaaattattaaaaactgtgATTTGACTTTTAATGCATTTTTTCGAACTATAAAAAGTATAGATGATATTTAGTCCAAATGTTAAGGCAAAATCCATCCTAAAACCCCTCTATTTTACTATTTTGATTTGATAAGCCCCTATCTCAATGTTCGTTACTAATGGGTTCTTTTACTTTCAAAAATCGTATTATTAGACCCTTATGTGGATGGGAGAATGGCAAGTGTGTTTCACTATATGTTATGTGAGAGTGTAAAAAATAATTGTCTgattcttttaacttttaaccCTTATAAACACTTaataaaatacacataaaataaaggtctaattacttaaaaaaacctcaccttataatattttttcatttataccccgacctgggaaaaaattcatttgtaccctttttttgattttttgttttcaactataccccaaaattttattttttgacaatttatttaatttaaggatgaaaaaaattaaaaataattaaatagaaggattatatcaacttttttctgtttgaaaaaaatacaaataaatccttcaactttaaaaatgtttaaataaatccaacaaatcaattatatttaaatttttattgaaaaactaaataaattaaaaaatatttccgacaaaccACCGCACTCTTTCAATTTGTACACCGCtccgaatttttttataaaatttttttttttaattttttttcagggTCGCTCGAAAGGAGGAACGACCCGctcttcctccatggaggaggagcacAGATCTACTCCTCCttcatggaaggaggagcagatcgCTCCTCCTTGGCAGGTAAGGAGGAGCGATCTGCTCCTCCTTGACAGCAAGGAGGAGCAAGGAGGAGCGATCTGCTCCTCCTCCTCCGGACGGAGAAttcgattgtttttttttaaaaaaaattatataattttacggTTTtgtgtttaaaaattatttatagataatacaaattcaataattattataattttaattttataaagaagaaggtatttttgtattaataataacattaaagtctaattaaaatataggttaaaaaatgaaggactattttaattttttttttttaaaaaaagttcactTTAGTGCTTTAGGTAGatttgaaaacgaaaaatcaaaaaaaggatacaaataaatttgtttctagatcggggtataaacgaaaaaatattacaaggtaggggttttttaaataattaggcctaaaataAAAGGATCTATAGaaacattttttcttttcttcctcATCTGACTAAAATCCATTACCAGATTTAAATAACCCTTACAAATTCTATCCATTGGACTACATCATCACTTTTCAGATTTCTATCaccaaaattatattaaaaatacacagTGATCAATATATAACAATACACAAAGTATCCATGAAAGCTGAAATATTTCATGGACATATAACAAGTGAAACACCAAAGAGAAATAAAACTACAGACACTAATTCATTCACAAGTGAAACACCAATGatattttcttctatttttgCCTCCTCCTGCGCTACCGCCTTCAAAGGTCACGGCTTCTCCTCCGCCCGCCTTTTACCTCCTCCGTTTCCCAACAATAAGCACCGTTCAGCTCTGTGTATGAGCAGAGACAAACGGCAAACGGAGTCACTCTCCGGCAGCGACGAGAACAGAGTTATCAATATTGGCAGCCCAAATTCACTTATTTTCATGCAAAATTGGAATCCATTAGTAGTAAATCATGGGCAACAATTACAGATTACCTGTAAGGACAAAAAAAGGTTCAACACATACCATTTTTTGGGGGATTTTGAATCCAAGCTGATATGGTGATTAGACAAGTTTCAGCGATTGAatcagtaaaagaaataaaaccaaatgattCTTCTGACATTAAACACATATGATTAGAGTCAATAGCTCTCTAATCTGAAGTGggtatttgaaaaaatatatataatactccctccgtcccactttagaagtctcatttgactttacacacagattaagaaaacattaattattcctgtcttttcatgttttttcatgttttgcccctattaatgatagtggaattttccatagaactcttttaagatgactaaaataagggtaaaatagggtatttaatggaaaaatattctaaaaatagcaatgagactttttaaatgggacatcccaaaatggaatatgggacttcttaaacgggacggagggagtacttctTTAAACAAACACATATGAAAGCAAAAAGAAATTtagtagaagaagaagagaagatgAATTAGGAGAAGAAAAAGGAAGAAGACAGAGATACATTGTAAGAAAATGATGgctaaattatcattttaccatcaatgtttttttgttttaccaATTGTTtaagaaattataattttgtataaaataatCCTTAAATTGTAATGCCACGTAGACTTCAAAAAATATGATGGAATGCCACGTCACATATTTCTGTTACTTGACGGAGAGTGAGTTTCACTTGCCAATTTCCATCCACGTAAGGGCCTAAAAatgcaatttttgaaattaaaaggattcGGCCATGACGAACTTTGGAATAGAGACTTATCGAGTCAAAATGGTAAAATAGAGGGATCTTATGATGGATTTTGCCAAATGTTAAAGATATTTATGATCCTTTTTCCTTTAATTATGTAATGAAATTTATTAATCCTCAAGGAGTGATCacaatatattatttttggtAAGCACCTCAACTGTAAAAAAAGGTAAACATGGATTACCCTAATCGGACGCCGGGAACACCAGGTGTGCCTGTACTCTTTTTTATCAAactctctaaaaaataaaaaaaagtggatatatacggatacagACACTTGTACGTTTCTTATCCGGCGATATCCGCCCGaatatggtgtagatttcaccgtGACTCTGCACACGTAAGGGCTTCAAGGGAGGCTTCGCCCTTTTTAGAAGACGAATTCGGGTAGGATGTCCCCATGAAAGCTGTATGACGTCCAAGGACTTTCAGATCATTCCAATCAGACTCCGGAAACACGAGTTTTTGCACGAAGAGAGCCGGCCAGCTTTCCAATTTCTTTTATGTCTCTTGATAGTAAACTTGATTAATTAACTAGTTCATAGAGTCGAATGCAGCATATCTGCCCAATATCTATAGATATGTTGTTGTGTTATAGGTTTTAATACTGCAGCCTGACAAAATAAGGCATAACTCTATTTTCCAATGTCCGATTGAACCGATTCAAATGTCCCTGGAAACTttactcgaatacctacaacttttATAATGGTGAGAAATTCAAACGTCCCTGGTGCATGTATGATTACATGGCGACTCTACACCAAAAGACGTATTTTGTAAAGAAAAGTTTGTAACTCTTCACCAGTTGGATTCAAATTCTATAAAGAGGGGGTTGTCTATGTTTATTTTGTTCCCATTAGatgaatttgttttaatttaaatatacgtcgtttttattaatttataataaactattTCATCTGAATTGTTCAACACTCGTATATATgcttatatattatatatcttGGTGGAGTGTATCCACTCTCTAAGACCAAATGATCACTttgccccctgaacttggcacaaagtatcaaaaacgtccaaattggtgaaatgggatcacttttaccctgaacttggcaaaatcggtacaaaaacccccctccccactctcacccgagagagtgagatacactctccggtatTGATAgtggttttttttcttctaaaggtggtttttaatggaaaaaaggtttaaatggtcctaaattttatttattttttcaaattaatctataataataaaaaaaacaaattaatatcaacactttatatatctaatttttattaattaaaaatataaggaaTGTTTATGtacttttaacaaaaaaaacaattttttttaaaacccaTGAGCAGCTGCCAGATTCTTCACCGGCAGCTGCTCGTCGtcgtctctgtgagagacgaCGAGATCCGTCTCTCACAGAGACAACGACCTCGTCTCTATGAGAGACGACGAGCtcgtctctcacagagacgaAGAGAGACGAGCTCGtcgtctctcacagagacgaGCTCGTCGTCTCTCATAGATACGAAGCTCTTCGTCTCCGTTGAGAGACAAACCCATCTGGGTTTTGTCTCTCAATTGAGACAAAACCAGATGTTTCGTCTCTCAACGGAGACGATTCAGCGGTTTTTAGGTAGGTGGTCGGTTTTGATCGGTGGTTAGtgaatgtcacgacccaaattattgagccgagaccggcgctaaggaatgggagtggtagctccgaaacccgtagcaagcctaaaatagttataaatgtttcgcGAATAAAAcacattattatatataaaaacgtTATCAGAAAGACTCTTTAGTTGATATAAACACTTTTATTGCAATCTCATAATTCTTTCCTGAGTCAATGTAACATGACTTACACGAACCAGGGTCTTACAGTGCGATGTCTCACATCCAGCACTACCCTGTTTCAACTCATAAATACAACCAATTCCATTCATGGCAATTGGtacaaaaattataactttacTTATGTACTGACACTTatggactactgcagctctgtacaaactcgtactttgtgcaagccaatcgacttctggcacaaaggGATTAGTCTGTGTGATCCGACTCCAGTCGcctgaaagaaaacactgtgagggggtcagtattttgggaaatactgagtgagcttgcaagttatcatcgcatttcaaatcaagTAATAATGCGAAAATACATATAAGCAAGTACTTGATCCATTCGAAACTAAAGTCCTGAAATCTGATATGATTAACGAATGTTCAAATCAAGATAATCCAAATGGTccaacccgggagtgttcacactcaaccacgtcggATGCGACCTATCTCTTAACCTCAaggtgtgagtccaactcactagatacggggactccaggttacaccgtaaccaaGTGCTCGCTTGTATCGAACTCATATTCATGTTCACATTATAAGTGCATTTATATATCGACTCATCATTACTCGttaacatactagactgactctggtgatcacacagcctattgacacccaatatgtAGCTAATTTCTTTGGATGGCATACTAAAATCTCAATTCAAAAACAATCattcaaattatataaatgcgatgtataaattcataatatatgaaaataacttttataagtaatactcgaaagtaaattgcaactcacagaacccgctatccaaaactgcattatcgtCAAGCATTCTCGTAGGTTCCACGCGTCATTcgatctcgtagctattccagatCGTCGGCCTAGTAGTTCGTAGGTACGTCCGTTACTTATGCAAATTACTTgtacgtttaatttataaacgtaaacttaacgcttaaatcctaagttataaacttaggttaacttatcgtatttcaaatacgaatcttaactttgataatctctcaATCCCATTCTCGATATGCCGAATTCCATTTCTTGTATTAGGATTCGTAAATCCTACTTAACACTTACTACTATAATTACTCATtcaaaacgtcgagctaatctcgaaaCTTATGATCCTCGAAGTCCGAAATTCATCTTTTAGAGtcaaaaactcaaaaacgtcaaatacGTAGGTCAAAATCGGTTTGAATGCACGTTGTTGCGAGTCGGGGTGCACGTGCGTGCATCTCaatgggtgcacgatcgtgcaaccctggttcacgttcgtgcacctcatcCGGTGTACGgtcgtgcacctctggtgcacgttcgtgcaccatggagggtgcacggtcgtgcacagccccggaaatctgATTTTCGGGATTTTTCGACCATCCCGACGTGCCTAATACACCTATGCACCAAAACCCATATCTCCGTTTCTTTAAATACGCCAAAACGATCACAAAATATCGAATTAAACGTTATTACGCTTATTTCACCAAAACAGCCTATAAAATCCGATTTTTACCATCAATTCCGAAAgctttaccttgatttgatgcccgAAGATGATAGAGGgttcgattctgaagagatctCCGCAAAAATTGCCcaaatcggacgtcgaacggagaaacggcggcgaaacaaCGGTATCGATGAAGCTACTGGATTCTCTTCGTTTCCTTCCTCTGATTACCTTTCTTTGAATGAAATGTATATATAGTTTGGTAAAA
This window of the Mercurialis annua linkage group LG5, ddMerAnnu1.2, whole genome shotgun sequence genome carries:
- the LOC126683274 gene encoding cyclic phosphodiesterase-like, producing MFSLNFIKFLSFLGLFSSFVFLYSIFMEIPAKTDTPASQKHVYSVWAIPPEDVAVRIKKLMQGLRSEFGGPQFEPHVTVVGAISLTEEDALEKFKSCCDGVKSYVATVDRVATGTFFYQCVYLLLQPSPEVVGAGGHCAGHFGYKSSTAYMPHLSLLYEDLTDEEKKKAQEKANSLDESINDLSFEISRLALWKTDTGDKTLKSWEKIAECTLSPPN
- the LOC126682877 gene encoding oil body-associated protein 2A, whose protein sequence is MASSDRSPDPTPIRGGDNTVPPGQPMSMEQHMLDKGAQMLQSLKPVKQMSQHVCSFAIYSHDMSRQIETHHFLTRINQDFLQCAVYDTDNANGRLIGVEYIVSDKTFESLPPEEQKLWHSHAYEVKSGLLIHPRVPEMVAKPELENLAKTYGKFWCTWQVDRGDRLPLGVPVLMMSPQAVNLGMVSPTLIEKRDYKYNILTDAIKQSRLEIPEPEWINPQADYWKQHGKGFAIDAESTQMKLRAPFP